The proteins below are encoded in one region of Sporanaerobacter acetigenes DSM 13106:
- the mutL gene encoding DNA mismatch repair endonuclease MutL encodes MSGRIKILDEATITKIAAGEIIERPASVVKELIENSIDANSQNIIVEIKGGGKDYIRVTDDGTGIDENQVELAFIRHSTSKISSIDDLNNIHSLGFRGEALASISMVSKVETLTRARDSTKGIRVFIDNGKIVDKQVIGCPVGTSMILRELFYNVPVRRKFLKKETAESNYVSDIVYKLALGNPNISFKYIKDDRLILKTPGTNDIVSNIYSILGKEFIDNLLELNYKDDTLNIKGYVSKNSFYRGNRRHQYIFVNKRWVKNYEITKTIEDCYKSVIPINKFPIFIFFIDIDPSNIDVNIHPTKEEIKFVDQSKIDELINGLVIENINKVVTIPKVEIIPLKIPDVQPINFLDKNYSNATDKISNENDEFDEFKETKIMSREESDNKYLTVQNDLRGKDSNEHASNLNMAQIFNDVKIVGVLFNTYIILEDSSNDNFYILDQHAAHERIMYEQYKKEYEGEKIVTQKLVSPEVIDLTNDEMEIVKENKDLFHRLGFEVEEFGINSLAIRGVPFIFGTPNSKELFFDILDNIKLDIKSSYDVKLEKIMKIACTNAIKGGDRIATIEIEELLDQLVKAENPYTCPHGRPIVIDISRRELEKRFKRII; translated from the coding sequence ATGTCGGGTAGAATTAAAATTTTAGATGAGGCAACTATTACTAAAATAGCTGCAGGGGAAATAATTGAAAGACCAGCCTCTGTTGTAAAAGAACTAATAGAAAATTCTATAGATGCAAATTCTCAAAATATAATTGTAGAAATTAAAGGTGGCGGGAAAGATTATATCAGAGTTACAGATGATGGTACTGGCATAGATGAAAATCAAGTTGAATTGGCTTTTATTAGGCATTCTACAAGTAAAATATCTAGTATTGATGATTTAAACAATATACATTCTTTAGGGTTTAGAGGTGAAGCTCTAGCAAGTATTTCAATGGTAAGTAAAGTTGAAACTCTCACTAGAGCTAGAGATAGCACTAAAGGAATTAGAGTTTTTATTGATAATGGCAAAATAGTAGATAAACAAGTAATTGGTTGCCCAGTAGGAACTTCGATGATTTTAAGGGAACTTTTTTATAATGTTCCTGTAAGAAGAAAGTTTTTAAAAAAAGAAACAGCTGAGTCTAACTATGTCAGTGATATTGTATATAAATTAGCTTTAGGAAATCCTAATATTTCTTTTAAATATATAAAAGATGATAGATTAATTTTGAAAACTCCCGGGACCAATGATATAGTTTCAAATATTTATTCAATTTTAGGAAAAGAATTTATTGATAACTTACTGGAGTTAAACTATAAGGATGATACATTAAATATTAAAGGTTATGTTTCAAAAAATAGTTTTTATAGAGGCAATAGAAGACATCAATATATATTTGTAAATAAAAGATGGGTAAAAAATTATGAAATAACAAAAACTATTGAAGATTGCTATAAATCTGTGATACCAATTAACAAATTTCCTATATTTATATTTTTTATTGACATAGATCCTAGCAATATAGATGTAAATATTCATCCTACTAAAGAAGAAATTAAATTTGTGGATCAATCTAAAATAGATGAATTAATCAATGGTCTAGTTATAGAAAATATCAATAAAGTAGTAACTATTCCTAAGGTTGAAATAATACCATTAAAAATTCCAGATGTTCAGCCAATAAATTTTTTAGATAAAAATTATTCAAATGCTACAGATAAAATTTCAAATGAAAATGATGAATTTGATGAATTTAAAGAAACAAAAATTATGTCAAGGGAAGAAAGCGATAATAAATACCTAACAGTACAAAATGATTTACGGGGAAAAGACTCAAATGAACATGCTTCTAATTTAAATATGGCTCAAATTTTTAATGACGTAAAAATTGTTGGAGTATTGTTTAATACTTATATAATTTTAGAAGATAGCTCTAATGACAATTTTTATATATTAGATCAACATGCTGCTCATGAAAGAATTATGTATGAACAATATAAAAAGGAATATGAGGGTGAAAAAATTGTAACCCAGAAATTGGTATCACCAGAAGTTATTGATTTAACAAATGATGAAATGGAGATTGTAAAAGAAAATAAGGATTTATTTCATAGATTAGGTTTTGAAGTCGAAGAATTTGGGATCAATTCTTTAGCAATAAGGGGTGTACCTTTTATATTTGGAACACCTAATTCAAAAGAACTTTTTTTTGACATACTAGATAATATAAAATTGGATATAAAAAGTAGTTATGATGTGAAACTTGAAAAGATAATGAAAATTGCTTGTACAAATGCTATAAAAGGTGGAGATAGAATAGCAACCATTGAAATAGAAGAATTGCTAGATCAATTGGTTAAAGCTGAAAACCCTTATACTTGTCCACATGGAAGGCCAATTGTCATTGATATAAGCAGACGGGAATTAGAAAAAAGATTCAAAAGAATTATTTAA
- the mutS gene encoding DNA mismatch repair protein MutS gives MDDLTPMMKQYMNIKAKYKDCILFFRLGDFYEMFFDDAILASKELEITLTKRDCGREEKAPMCGIPYHAADSYISKLIDKGYKVAICEQLEDPALAKGIVERDVIRVITPGTITDLNALDEKSNNFLSAIFVDEHGVGIAFVDISTGELYTTEFYGNKKDNMSFLLDELGKIVPSEIITNSIVLEDEKVSKAIQMAINPYIDVYDEQLANVENCQEIIAKHFGQGYIKNSGLEDKKYSIIATGILLNYLQDTQKITMEHINDISFYLPNKYMVLDINTRINLEINETIRGKEKKGSLIWLLDRTSTAMGGRLLKNWIEQPLLDKKEIEYRLDIIEKFTENIIFMDDVKNCLKEIYDLERIMGKIVYGNCNGRDLISLKSSLYILPKLKQLLIASEDPNLNEIGKNIDTLNDIYNLIDKAIVDDPPVSIKEGGVIKTDFNGEINELREMSTKGKEWLAKLEEKEKERTGIKTLKVGYNRLFGYYIEVTKSYLNMIPEDYIRKQTLSNSERFIIPELKEMEAKILGAEEKLIDLEYNIFIKVRENIKSETRRIQNVSKIIANLDALLSLSEVAYNNNYVRPELNSDGKIEIRNGRHPVVEKMLKDILFVPNDTHLDNKDNRTIILTGPNMAGKSTYMRQVAIITLMAQIGSFVPAECANISIVDRIFTRIGASDNLSQGESTFMVEMNEVSNILQNATENSLIILDEVGRGTSTFDGLSIAWSVIEYIALNIKAKTLFATHYHELTQLEGKIKGIKNYTILVEEKGKEIIFLRKIVKGSTNKSYGIEVARLAGIDEDIINRANEILNQIEKSQGFNGSLKTDKEMKSKETEQLNIFEYNISKIIDRLKNIDVIKLTPMEAINILYEIVESAKNL, from the coding sequence TTGGATGATTTGACACCAATGATGAAACAATATATGAATATAAAAGCTAAATATAAAGACTGTATTTTGTTTTTTAGATTAGGGGATTTTTATGAAATGTTTTTTGATGATGCTATTTTAGCTTCAAAGGAACTTGAAATAACCTTGACTAAAAGAGATTGTGGAAGAGAAGAAAAAGCTCCCATGTGTGGGATACCCTATCATGCTGCAGATTCATATATATCCAAATTAATAGATAAAGGCTATAAGGTTGCTATTTGTGAACAATTAGAAGATCCAGCTTTGGCAAAAGGGATTGTGGAAAGGGATGTAATAAGAGTTATAACTCCTGGCACTATAACAGATTTGAATGCATTAGATGAAAAATCTAACAATTTTCTTTCTGCTATATTTGTAGATGAACATGGAGTAGGAATAGCTTTTGTAGATATTTCTACAGGAGAACTATATACTACCGAATTCTATGGGAACAAAAAAGATAATATGAGTTTTTTACTAGATGAGTTGGGTAAAATTGTACCATCTGAAATCATAACAAATTCTATAGTTTTGGAAGATGAAAAAGTATCAAAAGCCATACAAATGGCTATTAATCCATATATAGATGTTTATGATGAACAACTAGCTAATGTTGAAAATTGCCAAGAAATAATAGCAAAACATTTTGGTCAGGGCTATATAAAAAATTCAGGATTAGAAGATAAAAAATATTCTATTATTGCAACAGGTATTCTTTTGAATTATTTACAAGATACTCAAAAAATAACCATGGAACATATAAATGATATTTCATTTTATTTACCCAATAAATACATGGTATTGGATATAAATACAAGGATAAATTTAGAAATAAATGAAACTATTAGAGGAAAAGAAAAGAAAGGTTCTTTAATTTGGCTTTTAGATAGAACTTCTACTGCCATGGGAGGAAGGCTTTTAAAAAATTGGATTGAACAACCCTTACTGGATAAAAAAGAGATTGAATACAGATTAGATATCATAGAAAAATTTACTGAAAACATTATTTTTATGGATGATGTGAAAAATTGTTTAAAAGAAATATATGATCTGGAACGTATAATGGGGAAAATCGTTTATGGAAATTGTAATGGTAGAGATTTAATTTCATTGAAAAGCTCTTTATATATACTTCCAAAATTAAAACAATTATTGATTGCTTCAGAAGATCCTAATTTAAATGAAATAGGCAAAAATATTGATACATTAAATGATATATATAATTTAATTGACAAAGCTATTGTGGATGATCCTCCTGTTTCAATTAAAGAAGGGGGAGTCATTAAAACTGACTTTAATGGAGAGATAAACGAGTTAAGAGAAATGTCTACAAAGGGTAAAGAATGGTTAGCTAAATTAGAAGAAAAAGAAAAAGAAAGAACTGGAATCAAAACATTAAAAGTAGGATATAATAGATTGTTTGGTTATTATATAGAAGTTACAAAATCATATTTAAATATGATACCAGAAGACTATATTAGGAAACAAACTCTTTCTAATTCTGAAAGATTTATAATACCAGAATTAAAAGAAATGGAAGCCAAAATACTAGGAGCAGAAGAAAAACTGATTGATCTAGAGTATAATATATTTATAAAAGTTAGAGAGAATATTAAAAGTGAAACTAGAAGAATTCAAAATGTAAGTAAAATTATTGCTAATTTAGATGCTTTACTTTCTCTTTCAGAAGTAGCTTATAATAATAACTATGTAAGACCAGAGCTAAATAGTGATGGAAAAATAGAAATAAGAAATGGCAGGCATCCTGTAGTTGAAAAAATGTTAAAAGACATATTGTTTGTTCCAAATGATACTCATCTTGACAATAAAGATAATAGAACTATTATTTTAACAGGGCCTAATATGGCAGGTAAATCTACTTATATGAGACAAGTGGCTATTATAACACTGATGGCTCAAATTGGTAGTTTTGTCCCAGCTGAATGTGCAAATATTAGTATTGTAGATAGAATTTTTACTAGAATTGGGGCTTCAGATAATTTATCTCAAGGTGAAAGTACATTTATGGTGGAAATGAATGAAGTCTCTAATATTCTACAAAATGCAACGGAAAACAGCTTAATTATCTTAGATGAAGTAGGGAGAGGTACTAGTACTTTTGATGGGCTCAGTATTGCTTGGTCTGTTATTGAATATATTGCCTTAAATATAAAGGCTAAAACATTGTTTGCAACTCATTATCATGAGTTGACACAATTAGAAGGGAAAATTAAAGGAATTAAAAATTATACAATATTGGTAGAAGAAAAAGGGAAAGAAATAATATTTTTAAGAAAAATAGTAAAAGGGAGCACGAATAAAAGCTATGGAATTGAAGTTGCACGATTAGCAGGAATTGATGAAGATATTATAAATAGAGCAAATGAAATTTTAAACCAAATTGAAAAAAGTCAAGGTTTTAATGGAAGTTTAAAAACTGACAAAGAAATGAAATCTAAAGAAACTGAACAGCTAAATATTTTTGAGTACAATATAAGTAAAATTATTGATAGACTTAAAAATATAGATGTAATTAAATTAACTCCAATGGAAGCTATAAATATACTTTATGAGATTGTAGAAAGTGCTAAAAATCTCTAA
- the miaB gene encoding tRNA (N6-isopentenyl adenosine(37)-C2)-methylthiotransferase MiaB, with protein MNSIENKKYMVVTHGCQMNEHDSEKISWILENMGYILCDNKEECDLIIYNTCLVRENAEVKVYGQLGELKGLKRKKPDLIIGICGCMTQREDIRDYISKKFKHVDIIFGPNNIHKLPQLIDAHLNTNETIVDVVEDSREIVEDINFNRKYNYKSFVNIMYGCNNFCTYCIVPYTRGRETSREPKNIISEIEKLAEEGYKEVTLLGQNVNSYGKTLEKSFSFAELLREINKIDGIERIRFMTSHPKDLSDELIYTMRDCEKVCEHLHLPVQSGSNSILESMNRKYTREKYLQIVNKVKQEIPNIAITTDIIVGFPGETEEDFEKTLDLVKEVEYDSAFTFLYSIREGTIAAKMENQIPDDIKHERFQKLLDTLYPIFYGNNLKYKDKIVEVLVEEISKTDDKILTGRTRTNKLVHFEGDSDLIGNFVNVRITEPKTFTLEGHII; from the coding sequence ATGAACAGTATTGAAAATAAAAAGTACATGGTAGTAACTCATGGATGTCAAATGAATGAGCATGATTCAGAAAAAATTTCATGGATTCTAGAGAATATGGGCTATATTCTTTGTGATAATAAAGAAGAGTGTGATTTAATTATATATAATACATGTTTGGTTAGAGAAAATGCAGAAGTCAAAGTGTATGGGCAATTGGGTGAATTAAAAGGATTAAAGAGAAAAAAGCCAGATTTAATTATAGGTATTTGTGGTTGCATGACCCAAAGAGAAGATATAAGAGATTATATATCCAAAAAGTTTAAACATGTAGATATTATCTTTGGTCCCAACAATATTCATAAACTTCCTCAATTAATTGATGCACATTTAAATACAAATGAAACAATTGTTGATGTAGTTGAAGATAGTAGAGAAATTGTAGAAGATATAAACTTTAATAGAAAATATAATTATAAATCTTTTGTAAATATAATGTATGGTTGCAACAATTTTTGCACATATTGTATAGTCCCTTATACTAGAGGAAGAGAAACAAGTAGAGAACCTAAAAATATTATCTCGGAAATAGAAAAACTTGCAGAAGAAGGTTATAAAGAAGTAACTTTGTTGGGACAGAATGTAAACTCTTATGGAAAGACTCTTGAGAAATCTTTTAGTTTTGCAGAGCTTTTAAGAGAAATCAATAAAATAGATGGAATTGAAAGAATTAGATTTATGACTTCTCATCCTAAAGACTTATCAGATGAACTTATTTATACAATGAGGGATTGTGAGAAGGTATGCGAGCATTTGCATTTGCCTGTTCAATCAGGTAGCAATTCAATATTAGAGAGTATGAATAGAAAATATACTCGTGAAAAATATCTACAAATTGTCAATAAAGTAAAACAAGAAATACCTAATATAGCTATAACTACTGATATAATAGTGGGATTTCCGGGAGAAACAGAAGAAGATTTTGAAAAGACGTTGGACTTGGTCAAAGAAGTGGAATATGATTCAGCCTTTACTTTTCTCTATTCCATAAGAGAAGGTACTATTGCTGCAAAGATGGAAAACCAAATACCAGATGATATTAAACATGAAAGATTTCAAAAACTATTAGATACACTATATCCTATATTTTATGGCAATAATCTAAAATATAAAGATAAAATTGTAGAAGTGTTAGTTGAAGAAATTAGTAAGACTGATGATAAAATACTGACAGGAAGAACTAGAACTAATAAATTAGTTCATTTTGAAGGAGATAGTGATTTAATTGGAAATTTCGTTAATGTAAGGATCACTGAACCAAAAACTTTTACATTAGAAGGACATATAATTTAA
- a CDS encoding pyridoxal phosphate-dependent aminotransferase: protein MNFSQRITSMQQSPIRKLVPYAEAAKKNGKKVYHLNIGQPDIKTPVEFFDAVKNFNENVLAYSLSQGMPELINSFRKYYEKYGIHFDQDEILITNGGSEALIFSLIAVCDYQDEVLIPEPFYTNYNGFSNMAGVKVVPITTKAENGFHLPEKTELEKLITTRTKAILLSNPGNPTGTIYTKDEIYMLRDIAKEYNLFIIADEVYREFVYDGLEFTSFAHLDDIKDRVIITDSISKRYSACGARIGCIASKNKDLMKQILKLCQGRLCVPTIEQVGAANLINVKDEYFEETNREYSKRRDVVYEALKNMDGVVCEKPHGAFYVIAKLPVKNAEDFVVWMLTDFDVNNDTVMMAPAEGFYGTEGLGKDEVRISYCLNVEDLKNAMKILDEALKVYPDRK, encoded by the coding sequence ATGAATTTTTCTCAAAGGATAACTTCCATGCAACAATCCCCTATTAGAAAATTAGTACCATATGCTGAAGCAGCAAAGAAAAATGGCAAAAAAGTCTATCATTTAAATATTGGACAGCCCGATATTAAGACACCAGTAGAATTCTTTGATGCAGTTAAAAACTTCAATGAAAACGTTTTAGCCTATTCACTTTCACAAGGTATGCCAGAATTAATCAATAGTTTTAGAAAATATTATGAAAAATATGGTATTCACTTCGATCAAGATGAAATATTAATAACTAATGGAGGTAGTGAAGCACTAATATTTTCTCTTATTGCTGTATGCGATTATCAAGATGAAGTATTAATACCTGAACCATTCTATACAAACTACAATGGATTTAGCAATATGGCAGGAGTTAAAGTAGTTCCAATAACTACAAAAGCTGAAAATGGTTTTCATCTTCCAGAAAAAACCGAACTTGAAAAACTAATTACAACTAGAACAAAAGCTATATTATTATCAAATCCAGGAAATCCCACAGGAACTATATACACAAAAGATGAAATCTATATGTTAAGAGATATAGCAAAGGAATATAATTTATTCATAATTGCAGATGAAGTGTATAGAGAATTTGTATATGATGGTTTAGAATTTACAAGTTTTGCTCATTTAGATGATATAAAAGATAGAGTTATAATAACTGATAGTATATCTAAAAGATATAGCGCATGTGGTGCTAGAATAGGATGTATTGCATCTAAAAATAAAGATTTAATGAAACAAATTTTAAAATTATGTCAAGGAAGACTTTGTGTTCCAACTATTGAACAAGTAGGAGCAGCAAATTTAATAAATGTAAAAGATGAATATTTTGAAGAAACTAATAGAGAATATTCAAAAAGAAGAGATGTAGTATATGAAGCACTTAAAAATATGGACGGAGTTGTTTGTGAAAAACCTCATGGAGCTTTCTATGTAATTGCAAAATTGCCAGTAAAAAATGCTGAAGATTTTGTTGTTTGGATGTTGACAGATTTTGATGTAAACAATGATACTGTAATGATGGCTCCAGCAGAAGGTTTTTATGGAACTGAAGGATTAGGAAAAGACGAAGTAAGAATTTCATATTGCTTAAATGTAGAAGATCTAAAAAATGCTATGAAAATTCTTGATGAAGCATTAAAAGTTTATCCAGACAGAAAATAA
- a CDS encoding helix-turn-helix domain-containing protein — protein MIDMQRQYTISEVSELTDYPPHVLRYYEKEFELDIPRNESNHRYYTYKEIEIIQYIKSLQNRGFSNKQIKLIIKSPELVVNNNEETAITTIMPMEKLDINNLSQEISNNLHNILNEELKPLIDSKYGSNEQIILELKEEIKNLREEISSKERDVLICENAKLKMKIKEKSYEAAELREELKRKENANKGFFKKMFKSKN, from the coding sequence ATGATAGACATGCAAAGACAATACACTATTTCTGAAGTATCTGAATTAACGGATTATCCTCCCCATGTACTAAGATACTATGAAAAAGAGTTTGAGCTTGATATTCCTAGAAATGAGTCAAACCACAGATACTACACCTATAAGGAGATAGAGATAATTCAGTACATAAAATCTTTACAGAATAGAGGTTTTAGCAATAAGCAAATAAAGTTGATAATTAAATCTCCAGAACTTGTTGTCAATAATAACGAAGAAACTGCCATTACAACAATTATGCCTATGGAAAAATTAGATATTAACAATTTATCTCAAGAAATAAGTAATAATTTACACAATATACTCAATGAAGAATTAAAGCCTTTAATAGACTCAAAATATGGCAGTAATGAACAAATAATATTAGAATTAAAGGAAGAAATTAAAAATTTGAGGGAAGAGATTAGTAGCAAAGAAAGAGATGTCTTAATCTGTGAAAATGCAAAGTTGAAAATGAAAATAAAAGAAAAATCTTATGAGGCAGCAGAACTGAGGGAAGAACTTAAAAGAAAAGAAAATGCCAATAAAGGATTTTTCAAAAAAATGTTTAAATCTAAAAATTAA
- a CDS encoding M42 family metallopeptidase: MNFNSELLKNLVSIYSPSGNEKNIREFISKEIRDYVDEIRTDALGNLIARKKGNGKKIMVAAHMDQIGLMITDIDDNGFLRFTNIGGISPIVSFSQKVVFENGTTGIVFSEPLDDMGKMKIENMYIDIGVCDKKEAEGNVKIGDICVYESGYFENENVVFSKCLDDRVGCFVAIETIKNLENNENDLYFAFTVQEEVGLRGARTAAYGIEPDMGIALDVTGSGDTPKAKRFAVGLNKGVAIKVKDNSILTHPKVRELMIETAEENNIKYQMEVLEFGGTDSGAIHLTKEGIPSGVISISSRYVHSTVEMVSKKDVLSSVELLIKILNKEIDF; this comes from the coding sequence ATGAATTTTAATAGTGAGTTGTTGAAAAATTTGGTTAGTATATATTCACCATCAGGAAATGAAAAAAACATAAGGGAATTTATTAGTAAAGAGATAAGGGATTATGTAGATGAAATAAGAACAGATGCATTGGGCAATTTAATTGCTAGAAAAAAAGGAAATGGCAAAAAAATCATGGTGGCTGCTCACATGGATCAAATAGGTTTAATGATCACAGATATAGATGATAATGGTTTTTTGAGATTCACAAATATTGGAGGTATATCCCCGATAGTATCATTTAGTCAAAAAGTTGTTTTTGAAAATGGAACCACTGGAATTGTTTTTAGCGAACCATTAGACGATATGGGTAAAATGAAAATTGAGAACATGTATATAGATATTGGAGTTTGTGATAAAAAAGAAGCAGAGGGCAATGTTAAAATTGGTGACATATGTGTATATGAATCTGGATATTTTGAAAATGAAAATGTAGTATTTTCTAAATGTTTAGATGATAGAGTAGGTTGCTTTGTAGCAATTGAAACAATTAAAAATTTAGAAAATAATGAGAATGATTTATACTTTGCATTTACTGTACAAGAAGAAGTAGGACTAAGAGGTGCTAGGACAGCTGCTTATGGTATAGAACCTGATATGGGTATTGCATTAGATGTGACAGGCAGCGGAGATACTCCTAAAGCTAAAAGATTTGCTGTGGGATTGAATAAAGGAGTAGCTATTAAGGTTAAGGATAATTCTATACTTACTCATCCAAAAGTTAGAGAACTAATGATAGAAACAGCTGAAGAAAATAATATTAAATATCAGATGGAAGTATTAGAATTTGGTGGAACTGATTCAGGAGCTATTCATTTAACAAAAGAAGGCATTCCTTCAGGCGTTATTTCTATTTCTTCAAGATATGTTCATTCTACTGTAGAAATGGTCTCTAAAAAAGATGTACTATCTTCTGTCGAATTGTTGATAAAAATATTGAATAAAGAAATCGATTTTTAA
- a CDS encoding M42 family metallopeptidase: MLLKELTEAFGVSGNEKEVRNIIINEIEDYVDELKVDKIGNIIAYKKGKIDSPKFMITAHMDEVGLMITGIDKSGLLKFTTVGGIDKRILVSKCVKIGEKRIPGVIGSKPIHLQKRDEWSKALDINNLYIDIGVDSKEEALELVSIGDYVMFDSEYVEFGNNLVKAKALDNRVGCSLLIDLLKEKTDMSFYGVFTVMEEVGLIGAGPAAYTVHPDISIVLEGTLCADTPDMEKHMIPTKLGDGPAISLMDRTTLFDMNFRNRIVEIAEKNKIPYQFRKTTFGGNDSGRIHQTKEGSITSTISVPCRYIHSLVSVMSKDDYDNTLRLLKSIIDDMEREEF, from the coding sequence ATGCTATTAAAAGAATTAACGGAAGCTTTTGGGGTTTCAGGAAATGAAAAAGAAGTAAGAAATATTATAATTAATGAAATAGAAGATTATGTAGATGAGTTAAAAGTTGATAAGATAGGTAATATAATAGCATATAAAAAAGGTAAGATTGATTCACCAAAATTTATGATAACTGCACATATGGATGAAGTTGGTTTAATGATTACTGGAATAGATAAATCAGGGTTGTTAAAATTCACTACTGTTGGTGGTATAGACAAAAGAATTTTAGTTTCTAAATGCGTGAAAATTGGGGAAAAGCGTATTCCTGGTGTTATAGGGTCCAAACCAATTCATTTGCAGAAAAGAGATGAGTGGTCTAAAGCATTAGATATAAATAATCTTTATATAGATATAGGCGTTGACAGTAAGGAAGAAGCTTTAGAGCTGGTTTCAATTGGAGACTATGTAATGTTTGATAGTGAATATGTTGAATTTGGAAATAATCTAGTAAAAGCTAAGGCTTTAGACAATAGGGTAGGTTGTAGTTTACTTATAGATTTACTCAAAGAAAAGACTGATATGAGTTTTTATGGGGTATTCACAGTTATGGAAGAAGTAGGACTTATAGGAGCAGGCCCTGCAGCATATACTGTTCATCCAGATATTAGCATAGTGTTGGAAGGTACACTTTGTGCAGATACTCCAGACATGGAAAAGCATATGATTCCTACAAAATTAGGAGATGGTCCAGCAATTTCATTGATGGATAGAACTACACTTTTTGATATGAATTTTAGAAATAGGATTGTAGAGATTGCTGAAAAAAATAAGATACCTTATCAATTTAGAAAGACAACTTTTGGAGGAAATGATTCGGGGAGAATTCACCAGACAAAGGAAGGATCAATTACTTCAACTATTTCAGTTCCATGTAGATATATACATTCTCTAGTTTCTGTTATGTCTAAGGATGATTATGACAATACTTTGAGATTGTTAAAATCTATTATTGATGATATGGAAAGGGAGGAATTTTAA
- a CDS encoding M42 family metallopeptidase encodes MEMSQFIEILSNSHGVSGYEYNLKDSIVEAFKPYTDEIQVDKLGNIIAIKKGTSKDRNKRSKIMIAGHMDEIGLIVTAIEDDGFLRFSKIGGIDPRTLLGQEVIVHGKKDIFGVIGAKPPHLQDESEKNKAVKMEDMSIDVGYSKEEVKKLVTIGDSITIRRIFKHLQGSRVTGKALDDKTGVAAMYECAKELSNLNHEADVYFVSTVQEEVGTRGAITSTYNINPDIGIAIDVGFGSTPELPEEDVLDMGKGPGITIGGNIHSGLRKKLADIGNEYNIPIQYEVCPGPTGTDARSIQITRSGIPTLCISIPLRYMHTSVEVIDLNDVKNTAKLLAFFIAAISNENLEGLLCY; translated from the coding sequence ATGGAGATGAGCCAATTTATTGAAATTTTAAGCAATTCTCATGGTGTATCTGGATATGAATATAATTTAAAAGACAGTATTGTTGAAGCTTTTAAACCATATACTGATGAGATACAAGTGGACAAGCTTGGGAATATTATAGCTATTAAAAAAGGGACTTCAAAAGATAGAAATAAAAGATCAAAAATCATGATTGCAGGTCATATGGATGAAATTGGATTGATTGTCACTGCCATTGAAGATGATGGCTTTTTAAGATTTTCTAAAATTGGTGGAATTGATCCAAGAACTCTTTTAGGACAGGAAGTTATAGTACATGGGAAAAAAGATATATTTGGTGTTATAGGAGCTAAACCGCCTCATTTGCAAGATGAATCAGAAAAAAATAAGGCCGTAAAAATGGAGGATATGTCCATAGATGTAGGCTATAGCAAAGAAGAAGTAAAAAAGTTGGTGACTATAGGTGATTCAATTACTATAAGAAGGATTTTTAAACATTTGCAAGGAAGTAGAGTAACTGGAAAAGCATTAGATGATAAAACTGGAGTAGCAGCTATGTATGAATGTGCAAAAGAATTATCTAATTTAAATCATGAGGCAGATGTTTATTTTGTATCTACTGTACAAGAAGAAGTTGGGACTAGAGGTGCTATAACTAGCACTTATAATATAAATCCTGATATTGGTATAGCAATTGATGTTGGTTTTGGGTCAACTCCAGAACTTCCAGAAGAAGATGTTCTAGATATGGGCAAGGGTCCTGGAATAACTATAGGAGGAAATATTCACTCAGGGCTTAGAAAAAAGTTAGCTGATATTGGTAATGAATACAATATACCTATACAGTATGAAGTATGTCCAGGACCTACAGGTACCGATGCCAGGTCTATTCAAATTACAAGATCAGGTATACCAACACTATGTATTTCTATCCCATTGAGATACATGCATACATCTGTAGAAGTTATAGATTTAAATGATGTAAAAAATACTGCTAAATTGTTAGCTTTCTTTATTGCAGCAATTTCAAATGAAAATTTGGAGGGGTTGTTATGCTATTAA